Part of the Thauera sedimentorum genome, CCCGCCGCGCAGTCGCCGCCCTGCAACCCGAGGCCGGTGCGGATGACGATGCCGCGCTGCTCGCCCCCGGCCTGCCCGAACTCGGGGCTTTCCCTTTCCGCGCCTGGCGCGCCAGTCTGGAGCGCGCCTGGCGGGCGGCGACCCCGCGCCAGCTCGGCTACGCGCCGCACGGCGGCGAACCGGCCCTGCGCGCCGCGTTGGCCGAACACCTCACCACCCTGCGCGGCTTCGCGGTGCGTGCGGAGCAGGTGGTGATCACCGGCGGCACCCAGGCCGGGCTGGACTTGTGCGCCCGCCTGCTGGTCGACGCCGGCGACACCGCCTGGGTGGAGAACCCCGGCTATCCGGCGGCGCGTACCGCGCTCGGGTTGGCCGGTCTGGTCCTGCATGCGGTGGCGGTGGATGCGGAAGGGCTGGCCCCCGACGCGGCCGACTGGCAGACGCACGCCCCGCGCCTGATCCTGCTCACGCCCTCGCACCAGTACCCCACCGGGCGGGTCATGTCGCTCGCCCGCCGCCTCGCCGTGCTGGACGGCGCGCGTGCGGCCGGCGCATGGGTGGTCGAGGACGACTACGACAGCGAGTTCCGCCGCGGCAGCCCGGCCCTGCCCGCGCTCTACGGCCTGCAGCCCGATGCGCCGGTGGTCTACGCCGGCACCTTCAGCAAGACCCTCTATCCGGGGCTGCGCATCGGTTACCTGGTGGTGCCCGAAGCGCTCGCCGCCGACTTCGTGCGCGCCGCCGGGCAGGCCACCCGCCCGGGGCACGGCATCGAACAGGCCGCGCTCGCCGACTTCATCCGTCGCGGCCACTACACCGCCCACCTGCGCCGCATCCGCCGTCGCTACGAGCGCCGCCAGGCCGCGCTGCGCGACGCGCTGGCCCGCCTGCCCGGCCCGGAACTGGCGATCACCGGCGGCGAGGCCGGGCTGCATCTCACCCTGTGGCTGCCGCCCGACCTGCCCGACACCGCCATCGCCCGCCGCGCGGCCGCGCTCGGCCTGGGCGTGCGCCCGCTGTCGCGCTACGCCCTGCCGCCGATGGCCTGCAACGGGCTGGTGCTGGGCTACGGCAACCTGGACGAAGGCCAGGCGATGGAGGCGGTGCGGCGCCTGCGGTTGGCCATGAGGTGACTCCCGGCTGTCGAAACGCGGCGAACTCGGCGATATGGTAATGGCAGTTTTCGGGGTTGATCTGCTTCGTTCAGGGATACGACCGTTCGACCGTTGTTTTGCGTTAAGCTACACTACACACAAATGATCAAGAGCTTCCGGCACAAGGGTATCGAGGCCTTCTTCTGCAAGGGCTCGCGGGCGGGAATCCAGCCTCATCACGCGCCGCGGCTTGCCCGTCAGTTGCGCCAACTGGACTGCGCGCGAGGGGCGGAAGACATGAATCTGCCCGGCTGGCGTCTTCACCCTCTTGCGCATGACCTGAGCGGCCATTGGTCGGTGTGGGTGAATGGCAACTGGCGCCTCACCTTTGCATTCGATGGCGAGGATGCGGTGCTGGTGGACTACCGCGACTATCACTAGGAAATCGACATGGCACGCATGTTCAACCCCCCGCATCCCGGAGAGACGCTGCGCGAGGATGTGCTGCCGGCGCTCGGATTGACGGTCACCGAGGCGGCGCAGCAGCTCGGCGTGACGCGTACCGCGCTGTCGCGCGTGCTGCATGGGCACGCCGGCATCTCGCCGGAGATGGCGCGGCGTATCCAGGCCTGGCTCGGGGTGGATCGCGGCGGGCGTGCCGAAGTGTGGCTGAGGATGCAGATGGACTACGACCTGTGGATGGCGGAGCAGCGTCCCTTGCCCCCGGTCATGCGCGCGCCGGACCGTGCGACGGGCTGACGGCGCCGGCAGCGCTGCCGCCCGGCGGCCCGCTGCGGCCGCGTCCCCGCCGCTCTCCGCCTTGCGCGGCCTGTGGCCCTTCCTGCGTCCCTACCGCGCCCAGTTGCTGCTCGCCTTCGTGCTGCTCAGCGTGGCCTCGGCCACCATCCTGGTGGTGCCGCTGGCCTTTCGCGACCTCATCGACAGCGGCTTCGGCGATGGCGTGGCGAACGGCGCCGGCCTGCTCGGCGCGCACACCCTGGACGGCCACTTCATCGCACTTTTCGGCCTCGCGGGCTTCTGGGCGCTGACCGTGGCGGCGCGCTTCTACACCGTCTCCTGGGTGGGTGAGCGGGTCACCGCCGACCTGCGCAGCGCGGTGTATGCGCGGGTGCTGGGGCAGTCGCCGCAGTTCTTCGAGACCCTGCAGACCGGCGAGGTGCTGTCGCGCCTGTCGGGCGACACCACGCTGGTGCAGACGGTGGTCGGCAGCTCGCTGTCGATGGGTCTGCGCAGCCTGTTCCAGAGTGTGGGCGGGATGGTGATGCTGGCGCTCACCAGCTTCCAGCTCTTTGCGCTCAACCTCGGCCTGATGGTGCTGCTCACCCTGCCGATCCTGGCCATCGGGCGGCGCGTGCGGCGCCTGTCGCGCGAATCGCAGGACCGCATCGCGGACGCCTCAGCACTCGCCGGCGAGATCCTCAACGCCATGCCCACGGTGCAGGCCTTCACCCAGGAGGCGGCAGAGGCGCGGCGCTTCGCCGAGCGCAGCGAAACCGGCTTCCGCACCGCGATCCGCCGCACCCGCGTGCGCGCGCTGCTCACCGTGCTGGTGATCACGGCGGTGATGGGCAGCATCCTGTTCGTGCTCTGGGTGGGCGCCCAGCAGGTGCGCGCCGGCAGCCTGAGCGGCGGCGAGCTGGCCGCCTTCGTGCTGTATGCCGCGCTGGTGGCCGGCGGGGTGGGCACGCTGGCCGAGGTGTGGGGTGACATCATGCGTGCAGGCGGCGCCAGCGAGCGCCTGCTGGAGCTGCTCCACGCCGCGCCGGCGATCCGCGAGGCGGTTCGCCCGCAGGCGGCGGTCGCGGCGGACCAGGCGGCGCTGCGCTTCGAGGCGGTGAGCTTCGCCTACCCGGCGCGCCCCGCGCAGCGCGCGCTGGACGACATCGACCTGGACATCGCGCCCGGCGAGCGGGTGGCGCTGGTGGGGCCCTCGGGGGCGGGCAAGACCACGCTGTTCCAGCTCCTGCTGCGCTACTACGACGTGTCCGCCGGACGCATCCTGATCAACGGCCAGGACGTGCGCGAGCTGGCCCTGCACGAACTGCGCGGCGAGATCGCCATCGTGCCGCAGGACCCGGTGATCTTCTCCGCCAGCGCGCTGGAGAACATCCGCTACGGCCGCCCCGCAGCGAGCGACGAGGAGGTGTTCGCCGCGGCGCGCGCGGCGGCCGTCGACGAGTTCATCGCCCGCCTGCCGGAAGGCTACGGCACCTTCCTCGGCGAGCGCGGCACGCGGCTCTCCGGCGGGCAGCGCCAGCGCATCGCCATTGCGCGCGCCATCCTCAAGCGCGCCCGCCTGCTGCTGCTCGACGAAGCCACCAGCGCGCTCGACGCCGAGTCCGAGATCCTCGTGCAGCGCGGCCTCGCGGCGGCCATGCAGGGGCGCACCACGCTGATCATCGCCCACCGCCTGGCCACCGTGCAGCAGGTCGACCGCATCGTGGTGATGGAGCAGGGGCGCATCGTCGAGACCGGCACGTCCACCGACCTGCGCGCGCGCGGCGGCCTCTATGCGCGGCTCGCGGCGCTGCAGCTGTCGCCCTGAATCCCGGGTTCCGGGCGTCGCCCGTAGCGCTGCGCCAGCACCGCGCAGACCATCAGCTGGATCTGGTGGAACAGCATCAGCGGCAGGATGGCCGCGCCCACCGCGCCGCCGGCGAAGAGGATCTGCGCCATCGGCACGCCGGTGGCCATGCTCTTCTTGGAGCCGCAGAACACGATGGTGATCTCGTCCTCGAGCGGGAAGCCCAGCGCGCGGCTGATCGCGCGGGTCGCCCACAGCACCAGCGCGAGCAGGGCGCAGCACAGCACGGTGAGCAGGGCGAGGGCTTGCGGCGGCACGGTGTGCCACAGGCCGCCGATCACCGCGGCGCTGAAGGCGGTGTACACCACCAGCAGGATGGAGCCCTGGTCCACGTACTTCAGCCAGCGCTGATTGCCCTGCACCCAGCCGCCGATCACCGGGCGCAGCAAGTGCCCGGCGGCAAAGGGCAGCAGCAGCTGCACGCCGATCTTCAGTACCGCCTCGCCCAGCGGCACGCTGCCCGCCTGCGCGCCTATCATCAGGCCGACCAGCAAGGGGGTGAGCAGGATGCCGATCAGGCTGGAGGCCGAGGCGCTGCACACCGCCGCCGGGAGGTTCCCGCGCGCCATCGCGGTGAACGCGATCGCCGACTGCACCGTGCCCGGCAGCGCGCACAGGTAGAGCATGCCCACCCACAGCTCGCGCCCCAGCAGGGGCTGCAGCAGCGGCGTGAACGCCAGACCGATCAGCGGGAAGAGCACGAAGGTGCAGCCGAACACCAGCAGGTGCAGGCGCCAGTGCAGGGCGCCGGCGACGATGGCCTGGCGCGACAGGCGCGCGCCGTGCAGGAAGAACAGCAGCGCGATCGCCGCCCAGGTGAGGCGCTCGAAGGCGGTGGCCGCGGCGCCGGCGGCCGGCAGCACGCTGGCGAGCGCAACCACGCCGAGCAGCGCGAGGGTGAAGTTGTCGAAGAGGAGGCGCAGGCGGTGCATGGGATCGAAGGGTTCCGGGTTGCGAAAGTGGCTTGCCGCGCACCATAGCGGAGCCGGATACTTCCGGCTAACGGCAGAATGACTGCCGATATCGCCAACCGGACATGAACCCGCCCGTCGCCCGCCAGCTTGCCGCACTGCGCCGCCTGCCCCGCCCGCTCTACGGCCATGTGGAAGCCCTGCCCAACCAGGTGCTCGGCTTCCGCCACCGCCATCCGTGGATCCAGCTCTCCTACGCCAGCCGCGGCGTGGTCGACGTGCGCAGCGCGGCCGGCCGCTTCGTCGCCCCGCCGCAGCGCGCGGTGTGGATCCCTGCGGGCGTCGAGCACCGCGTGCGCTGCACCGCGGGCACCGAGGTGCGCAGCCTGTACATCGACCCCGCTGCCGCGCCATGGGGCGCGCCCGGCTGCCGGGTGGTCGCGGTGAGCGCCCTGCTGCGCGAGCTGATCCGTGCCTTCGGCGAGCTGCCGGTGGACTACGACGAGACCGGGCCGGGCGGGCGCCTCGCCGCGGTGCTGCTCGACCAGCTGGCCGGCGCGCCCGAGGCCGGCGTGGTGCTGCCGATGCCGCAGGACGCCCGCCTGCGCCGCATGTGCACGCGCCTGGAGGCGCAGCCCGATTCGCGCGAGGGCCTGCGTGAATGGAGCGTGCGCCTGGGCGTCTCCGAGCGCACCCTGGCCCGCCTGCTGCGCGCGCAGACCGGGCTCAGCTTCCGCCTGTGGCGCCAGCGCCTGCGCCTGCTGAGCGCGCTGCCCGCGCTCGAAGCCGGCGCGCGGGTCACCGACGCGGCGCTGGACTGCGGCTACGAATCGGTGTCGGCCTTCATCGCCGCCTTCCGCGAACAGTTCGGCGCCTCGCCCGGCGAGTTCTTCGCCGCCCGCGCCGCATCGTGAGGCATCAAGTGGCCGGGCGAAACGCCGCGCGTGTCCTACGATGAAGCAACGGAACGGACGGGGCCTGGAGGCCCGGGCGCATCATGGGCGAGTACACAAGCGGGCCGCTGCAGGCGGCCATCGATGCCATCTTCCGCGCCGAGGCACGGCGGGTGAAGGCCACGTTGATCCGCCTGCTGGGCGACTTCGATCTCGCCGAGGAGGCCGTGCAGGACGCCTTCCTCGCCGCGCTCGCGCAGTGGCCACGCGACGGCCTGCCGGCCAACCCGCGCGCCTGGCTGGTGTCGGCCGGGCGCTTCAAGGCCATAGACCGCTTGCGCCGGCGTGCGCGCTTCGACACCTCGCTCGCCGAACTGGCCTGGCGCCTGGAAGAGGGTGTGGATGAAGCGGAGGCCGCGACCACCGCCGAGGAGCCGGCCGACGACCGCCTGCGGCTGATCTTCGTGTGCTGCCACCCGGCGCTGCCGCGCGAGGCGCGTGTGGCGCTGACCCTGCGCGAGGTGTGCGGGCTGACCACCGAGGCCATCGCCGCGGCCTTCCTCACCGCCACGCCGACCGTGGCGCAGCGTATCGTGCGCGCCAAGAACCGCATCCGCGAGTTGCGCCTGCCCTACGCGGTGCCCGCGCGCGGGGACTTGCCGGAGCGCCTGGATGCGGTGCTGCAGGTCATCTACCTGGTGTTCAACGAAGGCTACTTCGCCTCCGCGGGCGATGCGCTGACCCGCGCCGAACTGTCCGCCGAGGCGATCCGCCTGGGCCGCCTGCTCGCCGAACTGCTGCCGGAGGCCGAAGTGCGCGGTCTGCTCGCGCTGATGCTGCTCACCGAGGCGCGCCGCCCGGCGCGCACCACGCCCGCGGGCGAACCGGTGCTGCTCGCCGAGCAGGACCGCAGGCGCTGGGACGCCGCCTCGATCGCCGAAGGCTGCCGGCTGGTCGAGGACGTGTTGCGCGGCGGACGCTTCGGCCCCTACACGCTGCAGGCGGCGATCGCCGCGGTGCATGCCGAGGCGGCCTGCGCGGCCGACACCGACTGGGCGCAGATCGTCGGCCTGTACGACGCCCTGCTGCGTCTGGCGCCCTCGCCGGTGGTGGAGTTGAACCGCGCGGTGGCGGTGGCCATGCGCGACGGCGCGGGCGCTGGCCTGGCGCTGGTCGATGCGCTGCTGGCGCGCGGCGAACTGGGCGCCTACGGCCCGGCGCATTCGGCGCGCGCCGAACTGTGCCGCCGGCTCGGGCGTACCGACGAGGCCTGCGCGGCCTACCACCGTGCGTTGAACCTGTCGCGCCAGCAGCCCGAGCGCCGTTTCCTCGCCCGCCGCCTGCGGGTGCTGGAGGGCAGCGAGCCGCCGGACGGAGACTGAGGACGTCGTGCGCGGCGCAGTGTCGAAATCGCGACCGCGCCGACGACCATGGGTGTCAGCCACCCCACCCGGAGGATTCCATGAAGTATCTCTGCCTCGTCTATGCCGACGAAAGCCTGCTGCACAGCCAGCCCGACAGTCCGCAGGACGCCGAATGCCAGTCCTACGCCGAGAGCGTGGCGGAGAGCGGCCACATGCTGGCTGCCGAGGCCCTGCAGCCGGTGCGCACGGCCGCCACGGTGCGCATGCGGGCGGGCCGCCTGACGGTGACCGACGGCCCGTTTGCCGAAACCAAGGAGCAGCTCACCGGCTTCTACCTGATCGACGCACGCGACCTCAACGAGGCGATCCAGCTCGCAGGTCACATCCCCGCCGCGCGCGTCGGCTGCGTCGAGGTGCGTCCGGTGCGCACCCTGCAGCCTTGAATCGTGGAGGAGTCACGACATGAACCCCAATTCTTCCGTCCCCGACGAGCGCAGCGCCATCGAGGCGCTGCTGAAGCGCTGGGTGCAGGCCGCCTGCGCCTCCGATCTCGATGCGGTGATGGCCTGCTACACCGACGATCTGGTCGCCTACGACGCGGTGCTGCAACTGCAGTTCCGTGGTGCCGCGGCCTACCGCGCGCACTGGCAGCGCTGCATGGAGATGTGCCCGGGCGGCACCCTGTTCGAGATGGCCGAACCGGCCATCGTCGCCGACGGCGGCACGCTGGCCTTCGCCCACTACCTGCTGCGCTGCGGCGGGCCGGACGAGCACGGCGAACTGAAGACCTCGTGGCTGCGCGGCACCGTCGGCCTGCGCCGCGGCGCCGATGGCTGGCGCATCGCCCATGAGCACATCTCGGTGCCGTTCGACATGCAGAGCGGCAAGGCCCTGTTCGACCTGACCCCCTGAGGAGGACGCCCGATGCGAGTCGAACCCTATCTGTTCTTCGACGGCCGCTGCGAGGAGGCGCTGGCCTTCTACCGCAGCGCGCTCGGTGCGGAGATCCTCGCCTTGATGCGCTACAAGGAGTCGCCCGATCCGCAGACGATTCCGCCCGGCAGCGCGGAGAAGGTGATGCACGCCAACCTGCGCATCGGCGACACCATGCTGATGGCCTCGGACGGCATGTGCGGCGGCGCGCCGCGCTTCAACGGCTTCTCTATGACGCTGAACGCCGTGGACGACGCGGAAGCCGCACGCCTGTTCGGCGCGCTGGCCGATGGCGGGCAGGTGCAGATGCCGCTGGGCAAGACCTTCTTCGCCTCCAGCTTCGGCATGGTGGCCGACCGCTACGGCGTGTCGTGGATGGTGATCGCCGGCGCGCAGTGAGGCGGCTGCGGCCGGCGTGGCAGACTTACTCGGGCATGCTCAGGCGGCCAGCGTGCGGTCGCCGCTGCCGAGCGCCAGGTCGAGGCGGTTCACCCCGCTGACGATGGCGCGGATCGACGCCGTGACGATGTTGCCGTCCAGCCCCACGCCGTAGCAGTCGCCGCGGCCTTCCGCAGTGAGCTCCAGGAAGGCGCAGGCGCGCGCCTCGCCGGCGTCGTGGCTGGGGGCGAGCGAGCGCTCCTCGTAGCTGCGCACGGTGACGTGGATGCCGGCGCCCTGCAGCGCGTGCACCGCGGCGTCGATCGGCCCGTTGCCTTCGCCCACCAGCAGGTGGCGGGTGCCGGCGATCTCCACCACCAGGCGGATGCCCTGGGCCGTGCCGTGCTCGAAGAGGTGGTGCTCGACGTAGCGCACCGGCTCCACGCTATCCAGGTAGGTGGCGCTGAACAGATCCCAGATCGCCGCCGCGCTCATCTCGGCGCCAGTGGCGTCGGTGACCTTCTGCACCTCGCGCGAGAACTCCACCTGCAGGCGGCGCGGCATGACGATGCCGTACTCTGTCTCCAGCAGGTAGGCGATGCCGCCCTTGCCGGACTGGCTGTTCACGCGGATCACCGAGTCGTAGCTGCGGCCGACGTCGGCCGGGTCGATCGGCAGATAGGGTACGTTCCACGGGGCGCCGGCCTTTTGAGCGGCGAAACCCTTCTTGATGGCGTCCTGGTGGGAGCCGGAGAAGGCCGTGAACACGAGATCCCCCACATAGGGGTGGCGTGGGTGGATGGGCAACTGGTTGCAGTGCTCGACGGTGCGCGCCACCGCGTTGATGTCGGAGAAATCGAGCCCGGGGTGGATGCCCTGGGTGTAGAGATTGAGCGCCAGCGTCACGATGTCCACGTTGCCGGTGCGCTCGCCGTTGCCGAACAAACAGCCTTCCACGCGGTCGGCGCCGGCCATCATGCCGAGCTCGGCGGCGGCCACGCCGGTGCCGCGGTCGTTGTGCGGGTGGAGCGAGAGCACCACGCTGTCGCGCCGCGCGAGATTGCGGTGCATCCACTCGACCTGGTCGGCATAGACGTTGGGGGTGGCGACTTCCACCGTGGCCGGCAGGTTGAGGATGACCTTGTTGTCCGGCGTGGCGCCCCATTCGGCGGTCACCGCGTCGCACACTTCCTTGGCGAACTCGAGCTCGGTGGCCGAGAAGGTTTCGGGGCTGTATTCGAGGGCGATCTCGGTGCCGCACTCGGCTTTCATCTCGGCAGCGATCTGCTTGATCAGGCGCACCGCGGACACCGCGAGCGCCACCACCTGCGGCTTGTCCATGTTGAACACCACCTCGCGGAAGGTCGGCGAGGTGGCGTTATAGACGTGCACGATGGCCCGGCGCGCGCCGCGTACCGATTCCATGGTGCGGCGGATGAGGTCCTCGCGCGCCTGGGTGAGCACCTGGATGGTGACGTCCTCGGGGACGTGGCCGCCTTCGATGAGCTGGCGAACGAAGTCGAAGTCGGTCTGCGAGGCGGACGGGAAGCCGACCTCGATCTCCTTGAAGCCGATCCCGCACACCGTGCGGAACATGCGCATCTTGCGCTCCACGTTCATCGGCTCGAACAGCGCCTGGTTGCCGTCGCGCAGGTCGGTGCTCATCCACACCGGCGGACGCTCGATGAGCTTGTTCGGCCACTGGCGGTCGGCGAGTGCGATGGCGGGGAAGGGGCGGTACTTGGCGGACGGGTCGGACAACATCATGGCGGCGCTCCGGGGATTTCGTGCTGAATCTGCGATGGAGAAATCTTAGGCGAGTCCGCGTGGCGGAAGATTGCGTTGTTGCGTTGCGATACGACCATTTGCGGCAGAATCTTGCAGTATTGACTCTATAATCGAAATCCACTGCATTCCGGTGATTCGAATGGCCAACAAGCTGCAACTCGACCGCTACGACCGCCAGATCCTCGACCTGCTGCAACAGGACGGGCGGATCAGCAACCAGGACCTGGCCGAGCGCGTCGCGCTGTCGCCCTCGTCCTGCCTGCGCCGGGTACGCGCGCTGGAGGAGTCCGGGCTGATCACCGGCTACCGGGCGCTGCTCGATGCCAAGAAGCTGGGGCTCACCCTGATGGCGCTGATCCACATCTCCATGGACCGCCACACCCCCGAGCGCTTCGACCACTTCGAGGCCGAGGTGGCGAGCATCCCCGAGGTGCTCGAATGCCTGCTGATCACCGGGCAGGATGCCGACTACCAGATCAAGGTGGTGGTCGCCGACATGGATGCCTACCAGGAGCTGCTGCTCCAGCGCATCACCCGCATCCCCGGGGTCACCGGCGTGCATTCCAGCTTCGTGCTGCGCCGCGTGCTCGACCACACCGCGCTGCCGGTAGGGCACACCTAGCGGCCCCTGTAGGAGCGGCCTTGGCCGCGATGCGGCGGTGGTTTCCCGAAGGCCGAATCGCGGCCAAGGCCGCTCCCACTGGTCGCCCCCGCGCCGTGCTATGTTCCCCGCCATGCAAGGCGTGCCCCAGACCTTCGACGACGCGCGCGACGCCGCGCGCTTCTTCCGCCCCGCGCACCGCCCGGGGGTGGAGTGCTACCGCGCGCACATCGTGCGCCACGCCTTCGAGCCGCACAGCCATGACGCCTTCGGCCTGGGGGCGGTCGAAACCGGCGCCGAGCGCTTCCGCTACCGCGGCGCCGAGCTGCTCGCGCCCGCCGGCTCGCTGGTGCAGATGAATCCCGACGAACTGCACACCGGCCGTGCCGAAACCGCCGGCGGTTGGCGCTACCGCATGCTCTACATCGATGCGGAGGTGGTCGAAGGCATCAGCGGCGAGCGCGGCTGGTGCTTCCGCGACGCGGTGCGCGAGGATGCGGCCGCCGCGCGGCGCGTCACCGCGCTGCTCGACGCGCTGTGGATGGCGCGCGAGCCGCTGGCCTTCGACAGCCTGCTCGCCGAACTGCTGGCGGTCTTTCGCCCGCAGGCCAGCATCGGACGCACTGCGCGTGACGGCGCCGCGCCGCGTTTTGCGCCGGTGCTCGATTACCTGCGCGCGCAACTGGGCGAGCGCATCACGCTGGACGAACTGGCGGCGCTCGCCGGCCTGAGCCCGTGGCACTTCCTGCGCAGCTTCCGCGCGCACTACCACGTCACCCCGCAGCAGATGCTGATGGCGCTGCGCCTGGCGGAAGCCAAGCGCCAGCTCGCCGCCGGCACGCCGCCTGCCGAGGTGGCTGCGGCCACTGGTCTGACCGACCAGGCCCACCTGACCCGCGCCTTCGCGCGGCGCTACGGGGTGACCCCGGCGCGCTACCAGCGCCAATTGCGCGACTGTTGAGGCAGCAGCTTTCGTGTAGGAGCGGCCTTGGCCGCGATGCGGCGCTCGTTTTTCCGCAGGCCGCAATCGCGGGCAAGCCCGCTCCTATAGCCAGTGGCGCAATCCGGTACAAGACGGCGGACCGTGGCGCTGCCACACTGCCTGCATCATGTGGATCGGAACCCTCTACGCACTCGCGGCCGGGCTGATGTGGGGCCTGGTGTTCGTCGGCCCGCTGCTGCTGCCCGAGTATCCCGGCGCGCTGCAGTCGGTGGGGCGCTACCTCGCCTTCGGCCTGATCGCCCTGCCGCTCGCCTGGGCGGACCGCCGCGCGCTGGCGCGGCTCACCCGCGCAGACTGGCTGGAGGCGCTCAAGCTCGCCGCAATCGGTAACCTGCTTTACTACCTGTGCCTCTCGAGCGCCATCCAGCGCGCCGGCGGTCCCCTGCCGACGATGATCATCGGCACCCTGCCGGTGGTCATCGCGGTGTGCGCCAACCTGCGCAACGGCGCGCGCGACGGCCGCCTGCCGTGGGCGCGCCTCGCACTGCCGCTGGCGCTGATCGCGGCCGGCATCGCCTGCGTGAATCAGGTCGAGCTCGCTGCCCTGCGGGCCGATGAGGCGGCGGACCCGGCGCGCTACGCTTTCGGTGCGCTGCTGGCGGTGGGCGCCCTGGTGTGCTGGACCTGGTATCCGCTGCGCAACGCCGACTGGCTGCGCGCCCACCCGGACCGCAGCCCGCGTGCCTGGGCCACCGCGCAGGGCGTGGCCACGCTGCCGCTGGCGCTCGCCGGCTATGCGCTGCTGTGGGGCGGCATGGCCTTGGGCGGCGCCGAGCTCCCCATGCCTTTCGGCCCCCGGCCGGCCTTCTTCATCGGCCTGATGTTCGCCATCGGCCTGCTTGCCTCCTGGCTCGGCACCTTGTGCTGGAACCAGGCCAGCCAGCGCCTGCCCACCGCGCTCGCCGGCCAGCTGATCGTCTTCGAGACGCTGGCCGCGCTGGCCTATGCCTTCATGCTGCGCGCCGCCTGGCCGGCGCCGCTGACCCTGGCCGGTATCGCGCTGCTGATCGTCGGCGTGATCGCCGCGCTGCGCGTCAGGCCGGTCGTCGTGCCGGTCGCGCGCCCGGCACCGGCCGATCCGCAGCACTGAGTTGCGGTCGGCGGCGATTGTCGGCCCCGCTCCATGCCGGGCCCGTCTTGTCGCGTTCGTCACCGCACAAACCGGCAGGCGTGCGCCGGTTCGTCAGTGCCTGTGAGGCTCTGGGCGCACTGACGGCCGTGGCATGCCGCGTGCTTTCCCTCCATTTTGAGTGCGGCCGCATCGGCTGCGCCGAAGCGCGAGGCGACCCATGGAACAGATCGGCATCTTCTTCGGCACCGATTCAGGCACCACCCGTTTGATTGCCAAGAAAATCGCCAAGCTGCTCGGCGAAACGGCGGCCAAGCCGGTGAATGTGAACCGCTGTACGGCGGACGACCTGTTGAAGTACGACGCGCTGATCCTCGGCACGCCGTCCTACGGTATCGACGAGTTGCCCGGGCTGAATACCCGTATCGCGGAACCGAGCTGGCACGAGTTCATGCCGCAACTGGCCGGGCGTTCGCTCGCCGGCAAGCGCATCGCGCTGTTCGGCCTGGGTGACCAGGAGAAATACCCGGACCGCTTCGCCCATTCGCTGATCCACCTCTATCGCTGGGCGGTCGACGGCGGTGCCGAGGTGGTCGGCCAGTGGCCGCTGGCGGGTTACCAGTTCGAGCACAGCCCGGCGGTGGTCGATGGCCGCTTCGTCGGCCTCGTCATCGACCAGCGCTCGCAAAGCCGGCTCACCGACCAACGCCTGCAGGACTGGGTCGCACAGGTCGGCCCCGTGCTGCGGGAAAAACTGCATACGGAGATTGCTTGATGAGCGACACGACCGTCCGCTACTTCAATACCTACAGCGGGGTGAAGCTGCCCTTCCGCCTGACCGCCGAACTCGGCGAGGCCGAGATCAACAACCGCAACACCTATTTTCGCGGCCACTTCGACGCCGCCGGTACGCTGCTGGCGTTCGAGAAGCTGGTCTATGGCGAGGTCGAGCTGGCCCACCGCTACACATACGCGGCGGACGGCGCGCTGCTGTCCGCTGAGATCACCGACGCGGACGGCGAGGTGAGCGTGGTCGAGGCCCGCTGAGCGCC contains:
- a CDS encoding AraC family transcriptional regulator, translating into MQGVPQTFDDARDAARFFRPAHRPGVECYRAHIVRHAFEPHSHDAFGLGAVETGAERFRYRGAELLAPAGSLVQMNPDELHTGRAETAGGWRYRMLYIDAEVVEGISGERGWCFRDAVREDAAAARRVTALLDALWMAREPLAFDSLLAELLAVFRPQASIGRTARDGAAPRFAPVLDYLRAQLGERITLDELAALAGLSPWHFLRSFRAHYHVTPQQMLMALRLAEAKRQLAAGTPPAEVAAATGLTDQAHLTRAFARRYGVTPARYQRQLRDC
- the leuA gene encoding 2-isopropylmalate synthase, encoding MMLSDPSAKYRPFPAIALADRQWPNKLIERPPVWMSTDLRDGNQALFEPMNVERKMRMFRTVCGIGFKEIEVGFPSASQTDFDFVRQLIEGGHVPEDVTIQVLTQAREDLIRRTMESVRGARRAIVHVYNATSPTFREVVFNMDKPQVVALAVSAVRLIKQIAAEMKAECGTEIALEYSPETFSATELEFAKEVCDAVTAEWGATPDNKVILNLPATVEVATPNVYADQVEWMHRNLARRDSVVLSLHPHNDRGTGVAAAELGMMAGADRVEGCLFGNGERTGNVDIVTLALNLYTQGIHPGLDFSDINAVARTVEHCNQLPIHPRHPYVGDLVFTAFSGSHQDAIKKGFAAQKAGAPWNVPYLPIDPADVGRSYDSVIRVNSQSGKGGIAYLLETEYGIVMPRRLQVEFSREVQKVTDATGAEMSAAAIWDLFSATYLDSVEPVRYVEHHLFEHGTAQGIRLVVEIAGTRHLLVGEGNGPIDAAVHALQGAGIHVTVRSYEERSLAPSHDAGEARACAFLELTAEGRGDCYGVGLDGNIVTASIRAIVSGVNRLDLALGSGDRTLAA
- a CDS encoding YciI family protein encodes the protein MKYLCLVYADESLLHSQPDSPQDAECQSYAESVAESGHMLAAEALQPVRTAATVRMRAGRLTVTDGPFAETKEQLTGFYLIDARDLNEAIQLAGHIPAARVGCVEVRPVRTLQP
- a CDS encoding YybH family protein, with the protein product MNPNSSVPDERSAIEALLKRWVQAACASDLDAVMACYTDDLVAYDAVLQLQFRGAAAYRAHWQRCMEMCPGGTLFEMAEPAIVADGGTLAFAHYLLRCGGPDEHGELKTSWLRGTVGLRRGADGWRIAHEHISVPFDMQSGKALFDLTP
- a CDS encoding Lrp/AsnC family transcriptional regulator — encoded protein: MQLDRYDRQILDLLQQDGRISNQDLAERVALSPSSCLRRVRALEESGLITGYRALLDAKKLGLTLMALIHISMDRHTPERFDHFEAEVASIPEVLECLLITGQDADYQIKVVVADMDAYQELLLQRITRIPGVTGVHSSFVLRRVLDHTALPVGHT
- a CDS encoding RNA polymerase sigma factor, which translates into the protein MGEYTSGPLQAAIDAIFRAEARRVKATLIRLLGDFDLAEEAVQDAFLAALAQWPRDGLPANPRAWLVSAGRFKAIDRLRRRARFDTSLAELAWRLEEGVDEAEAATTAEEPADDRLRLIFVCCHPALPREARVALTLREVCGLTTEAIAAAFLTATPTVAQRIVRAKNRIRELRLPYAVPARGDLPERLDAVLQVIYLVFNEGYFASAGDALTRAELSAEAIRLGRLLAELLPEAEVRGLLALMLLTEARRPARTTPAGEPVLLAEQDRRRWDAASIAEGCRLVEDVLRGGRFGPYTLQAAIAAVHAEAACAADTDWAQIVGLYDALLRLAPSPVVELNRAVAVAMRDGAGAGLALVDALLARGELGAYGPAHSARAELCRRLGRTDEACAAYHRALNLSRQQPERRFLARRLRVLEGSEPPDGD
- a CDS encoding VOC family protein, whose protein sequence is MRVEPYLFFDGRCEEALAFYRSALGAEILALMRYKESPDPQTIPPGSAEKVMHANLRIGDTMLMASDGMCGGAPRFNGFSMTLNAVDDAEAARLFGALADGGQVQMPLGKTFFASSFGMVADRYGVSWMVIAGAQ